A window of the Salvelinus fontinalis isolate EN_2023a chromosome 14, ASM2944872v1, whole genome shotgun sequence genome harbors these coding sequences:
- the c14h19orf25 gene encoding UPF0449 protein C19orf25 homolog: MNISMGAKNKKRVVLPSRPDPPTVEQILEDINRAFSNDPVFNVLEDGNQDAKRGSSDNEAETKYLQSRRYLEMNERLQEVRGELVQQREELRVAKEQLEISVAEVKGRAL, from the exons ATGAATATCAGCATGGGTGCCAAAAATAAGAAGCGAGTGGTACTTCCAAGTCGACCAGATCCGCCCACTGTAGAGCAAATTCTTGAGGACATCAACAGAGCCTTTTCGAATGATCCAGTCTTCAACGTCCTGGAAGATGGCAACCAAG ATGCCAAGAGGGGGTCCTCAGACAATGAAGCAGAGACAAAGTACCTTCAGAGCCGAAGGTACTTGGAGATGAACGAGCGGCTTCAGGAGGTTAGAGGTGAACTTGTACAGCAGAGGGAGGAACTGCGGGTGGCAAAAGAGCAGTTGGAGATCAGTGTGGCCGAGGTCAAAGGGAGAGCCCTCTGA